From the genome of Sulfitobacter sp. DSM 110093, one region includes:
- a CDS encoding ligase-associated DNA damage response DEXH box helicase: MRALPPKFADWFAQNGWSLHPHQQEMLDRADAPALLLIAPTGGGKTLAGFLPTLVDLAEEEHEGMHTLYISPLKALAADIKRNLTRPVEEMGLPIRIEDRTGDTSQSRRRRQRADPPHILLTTPESLALLTSYEDAARTFRGLKRVVIDEIHALAESKRGDQLMLALTRLQALCPGLKRVGLSATVEDPAAIAHLMARHPDPCEVLLADPGPAPDIQMLHTEEAPPWAGGGAAYSIPAVLEQVRQHKTTLIFHNTRAQAEIFFHNLWLANEDALPIAIHHGSLDRAQREKVEAAMVRGDLRAIVCTGTLDLGIDWGDVDLIIQIGAPKNVKRLVQRIGRANHRYNAPSKALLVPANRFEVVECVAALEAVLEGALDGDPRGPGPRDVLCQHILIAACAGPFDVNDLFAQVRSAGAYAALSRADFDACLDFCATGGYALRAYDRWQRLLQRPDGQWQLRDPRAAQRIRMNIGTIQDTDKLKVRMKRNRGGKPLGEIEEGFAATLTKGDTFLIGGQIVRYEGLRETVVEVSRNAAKKPKVATFGGTKFATSTQLSARVQRMFTQDSWPELPSHTAEWLSLQREISQLPQPGTLLVESFPHDMAEQTVFYGFAGRNGQQTLGLLLTKRMEDLGLRPLGFVATDYATLIWGLSPVEDPALLLDPALLHEGLDSWLAGNAVMKRTFRAAATIAGLIERNGPQARKSGRQTTFSSDILYDTLYRYEPDHLMLDITREEALSGLVDFGRIEEMLARIAGRITHRKLTRVSPLAAPLFLEMGRVPVEGAGQERMLAQEAERLMEASGLAQLTPPPSDQPRWRTGG, from the coding sequence ATGCGCGCCCTCCCCCCCAAATTCGCCGATTGGTTCGCCCAGAACGGCTGGTCCCTGCACCCGCACCAGCAAGAGATGCTGGACCGTGCCGATGCCCCCGCCCTGCTGCTTATCGCCCCCACAGGCGGCGGTAAAACGCTGGCGGGTTTCCTGCCCACCCTCGTTGATCTGGCCGAGGAAGAACACGAGGGGATGCACACGCTTTATATCTCCCCCCTCAAAGCGCTGGCGGCGGATATCAAACGCAACCTGACCCGCCCGGTCGAGGAAATGGGCCTGCCCATCCGCATCGAAGACCGTACCGGCGACACCTCGCAATCGCGCCGCCGCCGCCAACGGGCTGACCCGCCGCACATCCTGCTGACCACACCAGAAAGCCTTGCTCTGCTCACCTCCTACGAGGACGCGGCCCGCACCTTTCGCGGGCTCAAACGCGTGGTGATCGACGAAATCCACGCCCTCGCCGAAAGCAAACGAGGCGATCAGTTGATGCTGGCGCTGACCCGTCTTCAAGCCCTCTGCCCCGGCCTCAAACGGGTGGGCCTCTCGGCCACGGTCGAAGACCCCGCCGCCATCGCCCACCTGATGGCCCGCCACCCCGATCCTTGCGAAGTGCTGCTGGCAGACCCCGGCCCGGCCCCTGATATCCAGATGCTACACACCGAAGAGGCCCCGCCTTGGGCCGGGGGCGGTGCTGCATATTCGATCCCGGCTGTCCTTGAGCAAGTGCGCCAACACAAAACCACGCTGATCTTCCACAACACCCGCGCGCAGGCCGAGATTTTCTTTCACAACCTCTGGCTCGCCAATGAAGACGCCCTGCCGATCGCCATCCACCACGGCAGCTTGGATCGCGCCCAACGAGAAAAGGTCGAAGCCGCCATGGTGCGCGGCGATCTGCGCGCCATCGTTTGCACAGGCACGCTTGATCTTGGCATCGACTGGGGCGACGTCGACCTTATCATCCAGATCGGCGCCCCCAAAAACGTAAAACGACTGGTCCAACGCATCGGCCGCGCCAACCACCGCTACAACGCACCCTCCAAGGCGCTTTTGGTACCTGCCAACCGCTTTGAAGTGGTCGAATGCGTGGCCGCGCTAGAGGCCGTGCTCGAAGGCGCGCTCGACGGTGATCCCCGCGGCCCCGGCCCGCGCGATGTGCTTTGCCAACACATCCTCATCGCCGCCTGCGCCGGTCCCTTCGACGTTAATGATCTTTTCGCCCAAGTCCGCTCAGCTGGGGCCTACGCCGCCCTGTCCCGCGCCGACTTCGACGCCTGCCTCGACTTCTGCGCCACCGGCGGCTACGCCCTGCGCGCCTACGACCGTTGGCAACGCCTGCTGCAACGCCCAGACGGCCAGTGGCAATTGCGTGATCCGCGCGCCGCACAACGCATCCGCATGAACATCGGCACGATCCAAGATACCGATAAGCTGAAGGTCCGCATGAAACGCAACCGCGGCGGCAAACCGCTGGGCGAAATCGAAGAAGGCTTTGCCGCAACGCTCACCAAAGGCGACACCTTTCTGATCGGCGGCCAAATCGTACGCTACGAAGGGCTGCGTGAAACCGTGGTCGAAGTCAGCCGCAACGCCGCGAAAAAGCCCAAAGTGGCCACTTTCGGCGGCACCAAATTCGCGACGTCTACCCAGCTTTCCGCCCGCGTGCAGCGGATGTTTACGCAAGACAGCTGGCCTGAGCTTCCGTCCCACACCGCTGAATGGCTGAGTCTCCAACGCGAGATCAGCCAATTGCCGCAACCGGGTACTCTGCTTGTTGAAAGCTTCCCCCATGACATGGCCGAACAAACTGTGTTCTACGGCTTTGCCGGACGTAATGGCCAGCAAACCCTAGGCCTGCTGCTGACCAAACGCATGGAAGACCTCGGCCTGCGCCCCTTAGGTTTTGTCGCCACCGACTATGCCACTCTCATCTGGGGGTTGTCCCCTGTTGAAGACCCTGCACTGCTGCTTGACCCCGCCTTGCTACACGAAGGTCTCGACAGTTGGCTTGCAGGCAACGCCGTGATGAAACGCACCTTCCGTGCCGCCGCGACCATTGCCGGACTGATTGAGCGCAACGGTCCGCAGGCCCGCAAGTCTGGACGCCAAACAACGTTCTCCAGCGACATCCTTTATGACACGCTTTACCGCTATGAACCGGACCACCTGATGCTCGACATCACCCGCGAAGAGGCGCTGAGCGGACTAGTGGACTTTGGACGCATCGAAGAAATGCTGGCCCGTATTGCCGGACGCATCACCCACCGCAAATTGACCCGTGTCAGTCCGTTGGCCGCACCGCTTTTCTTGGAAATGGGCCGCGTGCCGGTCGAAGGGGCCGGCCAAGAACGCATGTTGGCGCAAGAAGCCGAAAGGCTGATGGAAGCGTCGGGTCTTGCACAACTGACCCCGCCGCCCTCAGATCAGCCGCGCTGGCGGACGGGCGGCTGA
- a CDS encoding prepilin peptidase, with amino-acid sequence MAISATAALWFLPFVLPICLYVAFTDMKQMRITNQAVLVLTAIFVVLGLCLLPFETYLWRLLSLVIVLVVGIVLNAAGAMGAGDAKFAAAATPFIAMGDLRLLMMLFMATLLAAAATHRGVKYTPLRRLAPDWQSWQETKKFPMGLALGTTLGLYLILGAVYGV; translated from the coding sequence ATGGCGATCTCTGCCACGGCGGCCCTGTGGTTTCTGCCCTTCGTCCTGCCGATCTGCCTCTATGTCGCTTTCACCGACATGAAGCAGATGCGCATTACAAATCAGGCGGTCTTGGTACTCACCGCGATCTTCGTGGTGTTGGGTCTGTGTCTGCTGCCGTTTGAGACTTATCTCTGGCGCTTGCTGAGCCTTGTCATCGTCTTGGTCGTTGGCATCGTGCTGAACGCTGCTGGCGCCATGGGTGCCGGAGACGCCAAATTCGCCGCCGCTGCCACGCCCTTTATCGCCATGGGCGATCTGCGTCTGCTGATGATGCTTTTCATGGCCACCCTTCTGGCCGCCGCTGCCACGCACCGTGGGGTGAAATACACCCCCCTGCGCCGCCTCGCCCCCGATTGGCAAAGCTGGCAGGAAACCAAGAAATTCCCCATGGGCCTCGCCCTCGGCACCACACTGGGTCTTTATCTAATCTTGGGGGCTGTTTACGGCGTCTAA
- a CDS encoding type II secretion system F family protein, which produces MEFLNQLSDQINQALGPMGLIIIIGTLGVALVAITLVLMLRQPEDPLSKLKRTSTAPSGDSAREKLRQSDQNAQLQKFAKFLEPEDVAELSAKQLMLRQAGYRSRDAVRLYYFAQFALGMLGLVGGLVYTNVLGGGEGLTTQQTMMWAIGPGAIGYYLPKYWVRRRVDSRKEEITRGFPDALDMMLVCVEAGQSLDQCIVRVGRELRASYLALAEEFEMVAYEIKAGKDKVTVLNDMAERCGVQDVSSFVTVLIQSAAFGTSVADALRVYAEEMRDKRVMRAEEAANKLPTKMTLATMGLTVPPLLIILVGPSAHGISKLGQIGN; this is translated from the coding sequence ATGGAATTTCTCAATCAGCTTAGCGATCAGATCAACCAAGCCTTGGGGCCGATGGGTTTGATTATCATCATCGGCACATTGGGCGTCGCGTTGGTGGCGATTACACTGGTGCTGATGTTGCGCCAGCCAGAGGACCCGTTAAGCAAGCTCAAGCGCACCAGCACGGCCCCGTCAGGCGATAGCGCGCGCGAGAAGTTGCGCCAGTCCGACCAGAACGCACAGCTGCAGAAATTCGCCAAGTTTCTTGAGCCCGAGGACGTGGCCGAACTCAGCGCCAAACAATTGATGCTGCGTCAGGCGGGCTATCGGTCGCGCGATGCGGTGCGGCTTTACTACTTTGCGCAGTTTGCCCTTGGGATGCTCGGGCTGGTGGGCGGTCTGGTCTATACCAATGTCTTGGGCGGCGGCGAAGGGCTGACCACCCAGCAGACCATGATGTGGGCGATCGGTCCCGGTGCGATCGGGTACTATCTGCCCAAGTATTGGGTCAGACGCCGCGTCGATTCCCGCAAAGAAGAGATCACCCGCGGCTTTCCTGATGCGCTTGATATGATGCTGGTCTGTGTCGAGGCCGGGCAATCTCTGGATCAATGTATCGTCCGCGTCGGCCGTGAGTTGCGTGCCTCCTACCTCGCGTTGGCCGAAGAGTTCGAGATGGTCGCCTATGAGATCAAGGCCGGTAAGGACAAGGTCACCGTGCTTAACGATATGGCGGAGCGTTGCGGTGTGCAGGATGTGTCCTCCTTCGTGACCGTGCTGATCCAATCAGCAGCTTTCGGTACATCCGTGGCCGACGCCCTGCGCGTCTATGCCGAAGAGATGCGCGACAAGCGCGTGATGCGCGCCGAAGAAGCAGCAAATAAGTTGCCAACCAAGATGACCCTTGCCACTATGGGCCTGACCGTACCGCCGCTGTTGATCATTCTGGTCGGCCCGTCGGCACATGGCATCTCGAAACTGGGTCAGATAGGAAATTAA
- a CDS encoding tetratricopeptide repeat protein, with product MRHPIILAVCMAGVTALAGCGEKDANATVERAFKDVNVVDETNLSDVMLTVADPNEAVSYFARSVKESPDRIDHQRGLAASLVRAKRTTEAVGEWDKVTKMKGATPEDSVQLADALIRSGNWARAETVLNGIPPTHETFARYRLEAMVADSKEQWSRADSFYEIAVGLTTTPAAVMNNWGYSKLTRGDYPEAERLFGEAIRQDNTLFTAKNNLIMARAAQRDYTLPVMPMEQSERAQLLHTMALSAIKRGDVETGKGLLREAIDTHPQHFEAAVRSLRALENG from the coding sequence ATGCGCCATCCAATCATTCTGGCCGTCTGCATGGCAGGCGTCACCGCCCTTGCTGGCTGCGGTGAAAAAGATGCGAACGCCACCGTTGAGCGGGCCTTCAAGGACGTCAATGTGGTGGATGAAACCAACCTTTCTGACGTGATGCTTACCGTAGCCGACCCCAATGAGGCGGTGAGTTACTTCGCGCGGTCCGTCAAGGAAAGCCCCGACCGGATCGACCACCAGCGCGGGCTTGCCGCATCGCTCGTGCGCGCCAAACGCACCACCGAAGCCGTGGGCGAATGGGACAAGGTCACCAAGATGAAGGGCGCCACGCCCGAAGACAGCGTGCAACTGGCCGATGCGCTGATCCGCTCGGGCAACTGGGCGCGGGCCGAAACGGTCCTGAACGGCATCCCCCCCACCCATGAGACATTCGCCCGCTACCGGCTCGAAGCCATGGTCGCCGACAGCAAAGAGCAGTGGAGCCGGGCCGACAGTTTCTATGAAATCGCCGTTGGGCTCACCACCACCCCCGCCGCCGTGATGAACAACTGGGGCTACTCCAAACTGACCCGCGGCGATTACCCCGAAGCCGAGCGTTTGTTCGGTGAGGCGATCCGTCAGGACAACACGCTATTCACCGCCAAGAACAACCTCATCATGGCCCGCGCCGCACAGCGCGACTACACCCTGCCCGTCATGCCGATGGAGCAGTCCGAACGCGCCCAGCTTTTGCACACGATGGCGCTTTCCGCGATCAAACGCGGCGATGTGGAGACCGGCAAGGGCCTGCTGCGCGAAGCAATCGACACACATCCTCAGCACTTCGAAGCCGCCGTCCGGTCTTTGCGCGCGTTGGAAAACGGCTGA
- a CDS encoding tetratricopeptide repeat protein, protein MTEKIRRSLARAVFIGPILALALAACSTDGFSAFGGPKKPDDLYAPGVNQRAEAVDGIEVGHRLIAAGQHELAIKSFNRAALDHGLTGEILSALGSANLGLGRLGQAETLLRRAVEKDAAEPEVWNNLGVVLMESGQTAEAEQIFRKAYALDNGESDAIRDNLRLALAKTEKSVITEVNEDNYKLVRRGSGDYLIRPTP, encoded by the coding sequence ATGACGGAGAAAATTCGGCGCAGCCTCGCCCGCGCCGTTTTCATCGGGCCGATCTTGGCCCTTGCTTTGGCCGCCTGTTCGACAGACGGCTTTTCCGCGTTCGGCGGGCCAAAGAAACCCGATGATCTTTATGCCCCCGGCGTAAATCAGCGAGCAGAGGCTGTCGACGGGATCGAAGTGGGTCACCGGCTTATCGCAGCGGGACAGCATGAACTGGCCATCAAATCCTTCAACCGCGCCGCGCTGGATCACGGACTGACAGGCGAAATCCTCTCGGCTTTGGGCAGCGCCAACCTTGGGCTGGGCCGGTTGGGTCAAGCCGAGACCCTGCTGCGCCGCGCGGTTGAGAAGGACGCTGCCGAGCCGGAAGTCTGGAACAACCTTGGCGTTGTACTGATGGAAAGCGGTCAAACCGCCGAGGCCGAGCAGATTTTCCGCAAAGCCTATGCACTGGATAATGGCGAAAGTGACGCAATCCGGGACAATCTGCGCTTGGCGCTCGCAAAAACGGAAAAATCTGTTATAACAGAAGTCAATGAAGATAATTACAAATTGGTGCGGCGCGGCAGCGGGGATTACCTGATCCGTCCGACACCATGA
- a CDS encoding PaaI family thioesterase: MNDMIERRVRESFATQTMMQTLGAEIIEVRSGLVRVAAPILPSAMQQQGFGHAGLTFSIGDSAAGYAALSMLPPKVDVVTSEIKINLLAPARGDRLIATGRVVKAGRRLCVVTAEVHAETDGAAKLIAILQGTIVPVPAS; the protein is encoded by the coding sequence ATGAACGACATGATCGAACGCCGCGTGCGCGAGAGTTTTGCCACACAGACGATGATGCAGACCTTGGGGGCCGAGATCATTGAGGTGCGATCCGGTCTGGTACGGGTCGCAGCACCAATCTTGCCAAGCGCGATGCAGCAGCAAGGTTTTGGCCATGCGGGGCTGACCTTTTCCATCGGTGATTCCGCAGCGGGCTATGCAGCGCTGAGCATGCTGCCGCCCAAGGTCGATGTCGTCACCTCAGAGATCAAAATCAACTTGCTGGCCCCGGCGCGTGGGGATCGGCTCATTGCCACTGGTCGGGTGGTCAAAGCCGGGCGGCGGTTGTGTGTTGTCACAGCAGAGGTTCATGCGGAAACGGATGGCGCGGCCAAGCTCATCGCTATCCTGCAAGGCACCATCGTTCCTGTGCCTGCCTCTTAG
- the folD gene encoding bifunctional methylenetetrahydrofolate dehydrogenase/methenyltetrahydrofolate cyclohydrolase FolD: MAATIIDGKAFAATVRDKVAGHVARIEADHGITPGLAVVLVGEDPASQVYVRSKGKMTREVGMKSVEHKLPATVDQDALLKLIDQLNNDPEIHGILVQLPLPDHMDEKRVVNSVSPAKDVDGFHISNVGLLGTGQKSMVPCTPLGCLMMLREHHGDLSGMNAVVIGRSNIVGKPMAQLLLGDSCTVTMAHSRTRDLPEVVRRADIVVAAVGRPEMVPGDWIKEGATVIDVGINRIETGEKTKLVGDVDFDSASQRAGAITPVPGGVGPMTIACLLANTVTACCRANGLEEPEGLTA, encoded by the coding sequence ATGGCAGCGACAATCATCGACGGCAAAGCCTTTGCGGCAACGGTGCGTGACAAGGTGGCGGGCCATGTCGCCCGGATTGAGGCCGATCATGGAATAACGCCGGGCCTCGCCGTGGTGCTGGTGGGCGAAGACCCAGCAAGCCAAGTCTACGTGCGTTCCAAAGGTAAGATGACACGCGAAGTCGGCATGAAGTCGGTTGAGCACAAGCTCCCCGCCACGGTAGACCAAGATGCGCTGCTCAAGCTGATTGATCAGCTGAACAACGACCCCGAGATCCACGGTATTCTCGTGCAGTTGCCGCTCCCAGATCATATGGACGAAAAGCGTGTGGTTAACTCGGTGTCGCCCGCCAAGGATGTGGACGGCTTTCATATTTCCAACGTCGGGCTGTTGGGCACGGGGCAAAAAAGCATGGTGCCTTGCACGCCACTGGGCTGCCTGATGATGCTGCGTGAGCACCATGGTGATCTGTCGGGAATGAACGCCGTGGTGATCGGGCGGTCGAACATCGTCGGCAAACCGATGGCGCAGCTGCTCCTAGGGGATAGCTGCACCGTGACGATGGCCCACAGCCGAACCCGCGATTTGCCGGAGGTGGTGCGCCGTGCCGATATCGTTGTCGCCGCCGTGGGGCGCCCTGAAATGGTGCCCGGCGATTGGATCAAAGAAGGGGCCACCGTGATCGACGTGGGCATCAACCGGATCGAAACTGGCGAGAAAACCAAGCTGGTCGGCGACGTGGATTTCGACAGCGCAAGTCAACGCGCCGGGGCCATCACGCCCGTACCGGGCGGCGTCGGGCCGATGACCATCGCCTGCCTACTGGCCAATACGGTCACTGCCTGCTGCCGCGCCAACGGGCTGGAAGAGCCCGAAGGGCTGACCGCCTAA
- a CDS encoding formate--tetrahydrofolate ligase, with amino-acid sequence MAFKTDIQIAREAAKRPIQEIGEKLGISSDDLLPYGHDKAKVSQSFIDSVQDRPDGKLILVTAINPTPAGEGKTTTTVGLGDGLNRIGKKAAVCIREASLGPNFGMKGGAAGGGYAQIVPMEEMNLHFTGDFHAITSAHNLLAAMIDNHIYWGNELEIDTRRVVWRRVVDMNDRALRQITASLGGVPNGFPRETGFDITVASEVMAILCLAKNLADLQERLGAMIVAYRRDRSPVYARDIKADGAMTVLLKDAMQPNLVQTLENNPAFVHGGPFANIAHGCNSVIATTTALKLADYVVTEAGFGADLGAEKFMNIKCRKAGLAPSVVVVVATVRAMKMNGGVAKADLGPENVEAVQLGCANLGRHIENVKSFGVPVVVAINHFVTDTDAEVQTVKDYVAAQGAEAILSRHWELGSEGSADLATRVAEIADGNHANFAPLYADEMPLLQKIETVAKRIYRADEVLADQKVRNQLKDWEEQGYGNLPVCMAKTQYSFSTDPELRGAPIGFSVPIREVRLSAGAGFVVVICGEIMTMPGLPRVPSAEAIKLNADGDVEGLF; translated from the coding sequence ATGGCTTTTAAAACCGACATTCAAATCGCCCGCGAAGCGGCGAAACGCCCTATTCAGGAAATCGGCGAGAAGCTGGGCATCTCCAGCGATGACCTGCTGCCCTACGGCCATGACAAGGCGAAGGTAAGCCAGAGCTTTATCGACAGCGTCCAAGACCGACCCGATGGCAAGTTGATCCTTGTCACTGCGATCAATCCCACGCCAGCGGGGGAGGGGAAGACCACCACCACAGTGGGGCTGGGCGACGGGCTGAATCGGATCGGCAAAAAGGCGGCGGTCTGCATCCGCGAAGCATCCCTCGGGCCGAACTTTGGGATGAAAGGCGGGGCTGCGGGCGGCGGTTATGCCCAGATTGTGCCAATGGAAGAGATGAACCTCCATTTCACTGGAGATTTCCACGCGATTACCAGCGCGCATAACCTGCTGGCGGCGATGATCGACAACCATATCTACTGGGGCAATGAGCTTGAGATCGACACCCGCCGCGTTGTTTGGCGGCGGGTGGTTGATATGAACGACCGCGCCCTTCGGCAAATCACCGCGTCTCTTGGTGGCGTGCCCAACGGTTTCCCGCGTGAGACGGGGTTTGATATTACGGTCGCGTCTGAAGTCATGGCGATCCTATGCCTCGCCAAAAACCTCGCTGATTTGCAGGAACGTTTGGGCGCGATGATCGTCGCCTACCGCCGCGACCGCAGCCCGGTCTATGCGCGCGACATCAAAGCCGACGGTGCAATGACCGTGCTGTTGAAAGACGCGATGCAGCCCAACCTTGTGCAGACGCTGGAAAACAACCCGGCCTTCGTCCACGGCGGCCCTTTTGCCAATATCGCCCACGGATGCAACTCTGTCATTGCCACGACCACGGCGCTGAAACTGGCGGATTATGTGGTGACAGAGGCAGGTTTCGGTGCCGACCTTGGTGCCGAGAAATTCATGAACATCAAATGCCGCAAGGCAGGTCTGGCCCCTTCGGTTGTCGTCGTGGTCGCCACAGTGCGGGCGATGAAAATGAACGGCGGCGTGGCCAAAGCCGATCTTGGGCCTGAAAATGTGGAAGCGGTGCAACTGGGCTGCGCAAACCTTGGCCGCCATATCGAAAACGTGAAGTCCTTTGGCGTGCCTGTGGTCGTGGCGATTAACCATTTCGTCACAGATACCGACGCCGAGGTGCAGACGGTCAAGGACTACGTCGCGGCCCAAGGTGCCGAAGCAATCCTATCGCGCCATTGGGAGTTGGGCTCCGAAGGCTCTGCCGATCTTGCCACCCGCGTGGCCGAGATTGCCGATGGCAATCACGCAAATTTCGCGCCGCTCTACGCCGATGAAATGCCCCTGTTGCAAAAGATCGAAACCGTTGCCAAACGCATCTACCGCGCCGATGAGGTGTTGGCCGACCAGAAGGTGCGCAACCAGTTGAAGGATTGGGAAGAGCAGGGTTACGGCAACCTGCCGGTCTGCATGGCGAAGACGCAATACAGCTTTTCTACCGATCCTGAGCTGCGGGGCGCGCCCATCGGCTTTAGCGTTCCGATCCGTGAAGTGCGGCTGTCGGCAGGTGCTGGGTTCGTCGTGGTGATCTGCGGTGAGATCATGACCATGCCGGGCCTGCCTCGGGTGCCTTCTGCAGAGGCAATCAAGCTCAACGCTGACGGCGATGTGGAGGGATTGTTCTAA
- the pdeM gene encoding ligase-associated DNA damage response endonuclease PdeM, protein MNGFDFSFVGAALTALGSGALWWRERDLLCVSDLHLGKSERIVRRGGSALPPYETRDTLNRLAADLTFTQARQVVCLGDSFDDLGAAQALPKEERLWILGLQAGRQWDWIEGNHDPGPVGLGGTHLSTLTLGPLTFRHIAEPGSCGEVSGHYHPKASIRARGRSISRPAFLFDTARLIMPAYGTYTGGLRSQSQVLCDLMGPDACAVLTGPQPVAIPMPRKAR, encoded by the coding sequence ATGAACGGGTTTGATTTTTCCTTCGTCGGCGCGGCGCTTACCGCGCTTGGCTCTGGCGCGCTTTGGTGGCGCGAGCGGGATCTGCTTTGTGTAAGCGATCTGCATTTGGGCAAGTCAGAGCGGATCGTTCGACGTGGCGGGTCGGCGTTGCCGCCTTATGAAACGCGCGACACGTTGAATCGTTTGGCCGCGGATTTGACTTTCACGCAGGCGCGGCAAGTGGTTTGTCTTGGAGATAGTTTTGATGATTTGGGGGCCGCGCAAGCGCTGCCTAAAGAAGAGCGGCTGTGGATACTAGGTCTGCAAGCCGGCCGGCAATGGGATTGGATTGAGGGCAATCATGATCCCGGTCCGGTTGGGCTGGGCGGCACGCATTTGAGTACCCTTACGCTGGGGCCGCTTACTTTCCGGCATATTGCCGAACCGGGCAGTTGCGGCGAAGTATCGGGCCATTATCATCCCAAAGCGTCGATCCGCGCGCGCGGGCGCAGCATTTCGCGCCCCGCCTTTCTATTTGACACTGCGCGGCTAATTATGCCTGCCTACGGCACTTATACTGGGGGGCTACGCAGCCAGTCTCAGGTGCTATGTGATCTGATGGGGCCGGACGCATGCGCGGTACTTACAGGGCCACAGCCGGTGGCCATACCGATGCCGAGAAAGGCGCGATAA
- a CDS encoding ATPase, translating to MNAPTSTVLAPPPPKRLEDMKLPIVMMRDILLKTIFRKNVEMVSDLAQALCLPTQVTQEMVDQARGQRLLEATGTLSATSGNEMGYQLTDAGKARALDALAQSEYFGAMPVPLEVYREQVKRQSVRNLQITRDQLTGAMGHLVLPDSLLDHLGPAVSAGRSILMYGPPGNGKSSISNGIRDALGDKVYVPRAIEYAGQVITVYDPIVHSAAEAQVQDPTSLRRITRYDARYVCCERPTVITGGELTLDMLDLVYNPTARTYQAPLQLKATGGIFIVDDLGRQKEPPQSIINRWIVPLEESKDILALQSGEKFEVPFDTLVIFSTNFHPNEIFDQAALRRIFFKIKIDGPDQENFLKIFAMVARKRGMPLDEATLIHLLKVKYPTIDNVYANYQPNFLIDQMIAICDFEGIPYQMNPDLVDRAWANMFVRDEVIVK from the coding sequence ATGAACGCCCCGACCAGCACAGTGCTTGCCCCGCCGCCCCCCAAGCGGTTGGAGGATATGAAACTGCCCATCGTGATGATGCGCGACATCCTTCTGAAAACGATCTTCCGCAAGAACGTCGAAATGGTCAGCGATCTGGCCCAAGCGCTGTGCCTGCCGACCCAAGTCACGCAAGAAATGGTCGATCAAGCCCGCGGTCAGCGCCTGCTTGAGGCAACAGGCACGCTAAGTGCAACCAGCGGCAATGAAATGGGCTATCAGCTTACCGATGCTGGCAAAGCGCGCGCCTTGGATGCGCTGGCGCAATCCGAATATTTCGGTGCCATGCCCGTCCCGCTTGAGGTTTACCGCGAGCAGGTCAAACGCCAATCCGTACGCAATCTGCAAATCACCCGCGATCAACTGACCGGAGCTATGGGCCATCTGGTGTTGCCCGACAGCCTGCTGGACCATCTTGGCCCCGCCGTCTCTGCCGGACGGTCAATCTTGATGTACGGCCCTCCCGGAAATGGTAAATCTAGCATTTCCAACGGCATACGAGATGCTTTGGGCGATAAGGTCTATGTGCCACGCGCCATCGAATACGCCGGCCAAGTGATTACCGTCTATGATCCCATCGTGCATTCCGCCGCCGAGGCGCAGGTCCAAGACCCCACTTCCCTGCGCCGGATCACGCGTTATGACGCCCGCTATGTCTGCTGCGAACGCCCCACCGTCATCACCGGCGGCGAACTGACGCTCGACATGCTCGATCTGGTGTACAACCCCACGGCGCGGACCTATCAGGCCCCGCTGCAACTCAAGGCCACGGGCGGTATTTTCATCGTCGACGACCTTGGCCGCCAGAAAGAGCCACCGCAAAGCATCATCAACCGCTGGATCGTGCCGCTTGAGGAAAGCAAAGACATCCTCGCCCTGCAATCGGGCGAAAAATTTGAGGTGCCCTTCGACACGCTGGTGATCTTCTCCACCAACTTCCACCCGAATGAGATTTTCGACCAAGCGGCCCTGCGACGTATCTTTTTCAAGATCAAGATCGACGGCCCGGACCAAGAGAACTTCCTCAAGATCTTTGCCATGGTCGCCCGCAAACGCGGCATGCCACTGGACGAGGCGACGCTGATCCATCTGCTCAAGGTGAAATACCCAACCATCGACAACGTCTATGCGAACTATCAGCCGAACTTCCTGATCGACCAGATGATCGCCATTTGCGATTTCGAAGGCATCCCCTATCAAATGAACCCCGATCTGGTGGACCGCGCCTGGGCAAACATGTTCGTCCGCGATGAGGTGATCGTTAAATAG